In Kangiella profundi, one DNA window encodes the following:
- a CDS encoding WecB/TagA/CpsF family glycosyltransferase: protein MTQQPETVLVGSLPISTFEDLDEAIGVISKDNLVLPGFAVAVNAEKVISALKDENLKACLLSATLLYADGISVVKTIKRKDVENSRIPGCELWVELMRKVADSGQSVYLLGASEETNKATADKLREEFGVHNLTRRNGYFEDEQSIVDEVISLKPDIVTVALGSPRQEFLIAKLREVHPSAFYMGVGGSYDVFVGKVKRAPKLFRQLHLEWFYRLLKQPGRLFRQFSLLHYFVLHVAGKL from the coding sequence ATGACTCAACAACCAGAAACAGTATTAGTAGGAAGTTTGCCAATTTCTACATTTGAAGATTTGGATGAAGCAATTGGTGTAATATCCAAAGATAATCTTGTTTTGCCGGGTTTTGCTGTTGCCGTCAATGCAGAAAAAGTTATATCGGCATTAAAGGATGAAAATCTGAAAGCTTGTTTGCTGTCAGCTACCTTGCTTTATGCTGATGGTATATCTGTCGTTAAAACGATTAAGCGTAAAGACGTAGAAAACTCGCGTATCCCAGGTTGTGAACTTTGGGTTGAGTTGATGAGGAAAGTAGCAGATTCTGGACAGTCTGTGTATCTGCTCGGTGCATCTGAAGAGACCAACAAAGCTACTGCTGATAAACTCAGAGAAGAGTTTGGAGTTCATAATTTAACACGTAGAAATGGCTACTTTGAAGACGAGCAAAGTATTGTTGATGAGGTAATAAGCCTTAAACCGGATATAGTTACTGTTGCGTTAGGCTCGCCGAGGCAAGAGTTTCTAATAGCAAAGCTCCGCGAGGTGCATCCGAGTGCATTCTACATGGGTGTTGGAGGTAGTTATGATGTTTTTGTCGGAAAGGTAAAAAGAGCACCTAAACTGTTCAGGCAGCTGCATCTTGAGTGGTTTTACAGGTTGTTAAAGCAACCTGGTAGGTTGTTTAGACAGTTTTCATTATTACATTATTTTGTGTTGCATGTGGCTGGGAAACTATAA
- the cysD gene encoding sulfate adenylyltransferase subunit CysD gives MNNQSLTHLKQLEYESIQIMREVVAEFDKPVMLYSVGKDSSVLLHLARKAFAPGKIPFPLLHVDTTWKFREMIEFRDRMAKEYDFELLVHQNPEGLAMNVGPFTHGSATHTDIMKTQALKQALDHYQFDAAFGGARRDEEKSRAKERVYSFRDKKHRWDPKNQRPELWNIYNGKVHKGESIRVFPLSNWTELDIWQYIYLENIQIPDLYFSKERPVVERDGTLIMVDDDRMPLEEGEKPMMKKVRFRTLGCYPLTGAVESEADTLPAIIQEMLLTKTSERQGRVIDRDSSGSMEKKKIEGYF, from the coding sequence ATGAATAATCAATCACTTACACATCTTAAACAGCTCGAATATGAGTCAATTCAAATCATGAGAGAAGTTGTTGCTGAGTTTGATAAACCAGTAATGCTGTATTCTGTGGGAAAAGACTCATCAGTTCTCCTTCATTTGGCGCGAAAAGCTTTTGCGCCGGGCAAAATTCCATTCCCATTATTACATGTTGATACTACCTGGAAATTCCGAGAGATGATTGAGTTTCGCGACCGAATGGCTAAGGAGTATGACTTTGAGCTACTGGTTCATCAAAACCCAGAAGGCTTGGCTATGAATGTTGGGCCATTTACTCACGGCAGTGCTACTCATACGGATATCATGAAAACTCAGGCCTTGAAACAGGCGCTGGATCACTATCAGTTTGATGCTGCATTTGGCGGTGCCCGTCGTGACGAAGAAAAGTCGCGTGCTAAAGAACGTGTTTATTCATTCCGTGATAAGAAGCATCGCTGGGATCCCAAGAATCAAAGACCTGAACTATGGAATATCTATAACGGAAAAGTTCACAAAGGTGAAAGTATTCGAGTCTTCCCATTGTCCAACTGGACTGAGCTGGATATTTGGCAATATATTTATTTAGAGAATATCCAAATTCCTGACTTGTATTTCTCTAAGGAGCGCCCTGTTGTTGAGCGCGATGGTACTTTGATTATGGTCGATGATGACCGTATGCCATTGGAGGAGGGCGAAAAGCCAATGATGAAGAAGGTACGCTTCCGTACGTTAGGCTGTTACCCATTAACGGGTGCGGTTGAGTCTGAAGCTGACACTCTTCCCGCCATTATTCAGGAAATGTTATTAACTAAGACTTCAGAGCGGCAGGGTCGTGTTATTGATCGAGACAGTTCTGGGTCAATGGAAAAGAAAAAAATTGAGGGGTACTTCTAA
- the cysN gene encoding sulfate adenylyltransferase subunit CysN, which produces MSHASPLIQEDILSYLEQHENKELLRFITCGSVDDGKSTLIGRLLHDSKMIFEDQLAAITEDSKKSGTTGDKVDLALLVDGLQSEREQGITIDVAYRYFSTDKRKFIIADTPGHEQYTRNMATGASTSDLAIILIDARYGVQTQTRRHSFICSLLGIKHVIVAVNKMDLVDYSQEVYKSIQADYLKLAGTLDIPDIRFVPISALDGDNVVNPSENMKWFRGSPLMHYLEITEIAHDINLEDFRFPVQYVNRPNLDFRGYAGTIASGSIKVGDTIRALPSGKLSTVKSIVTFEGELEEATAPMAVTITLNDEIDISRGDMIVKKDNLPHVSSRMRAKVVWMHEQPMTEHKEYYIKFNSKLTTGEFDKIHHRIDVNTMVEHPAGQLELNEIGLVDLEVGEKVMFDDYRSNHKTGAFIIIDRLSNVTVGAGMIEEPLSDSEKDSEPREISAYELELNQFVRKHFPHWGAKDISKSN; this is translated from the coding sequence ATGTCTCATGCATCACCTTTGATTCAAGAAGATATCCTTAGTTACCTTGAACAGCATGAAAACAAAGAGTTGTTACGATTTATCACCTGCGGAAGCGTTGATGATGGTAAGAGCACTTTAATTGGTCGCTTACTTCATGACAGCAAAATGATCTTTGAAGATCAGTTAGCGGCAATCACTGAAGACAGTAAAAAGTCAGGCACCACGGGGGATAAAGTTGACTTGGCATTATTAGTCGATGGCTTGCAATCTGAAAGAGAGCAAGGCATTACGATCGATGTTGCCTATCGTTATTTCTCAACTGATAAACGTAAATTTATTATTGCCGATACTCCCGGACATGAACAGTATACCCGTAATATGGCAACTGGAGCCTCGACTTCAGATTTAGCTATTATTCTTATCGATGCCCGTTATGGAGTTCAAACGCAAACCAGACGCCACAGCTTTATCTGTTCATTATTAGGAATTAAGCATGTAATCGTAGCGGTCAATAAAATGGACTTAGTGGATTACTCTCAGGAAGTTTACAAATCAATTCAAGCTGATTATTTAAAGTTAGCCGGCACACTGGATATTCCTGACATTCGTTTCGTACCGATTTCAGCGCTGGATGGCGATAATGTAGTAAACCCAAGTGAGAACATGAAGTGGTTCCGAGGTTCTCCTCTTATGCACTATCTAGAGATCACTGAAATCGCGCATGATATTAATTTGGAAGATTTCAGGTTCCCAGTTCAGTATGTCAATCGTCCAAACCTTGATTTCAGGGGTTATGCTGGAACTATTGCTTCAGGCTCCATTAAAGTCGGAGATACTATCCGTGCTTTGCCTTCCGGAAAACTATCAACAGTTAAATCAATTGTTACTTTCGAAGGTGAGCTAGAAGAGGCTACAGCGCCTATGGCTGTGACTATTACGTTGAACGATGAAATAGATATCAGCCGTGGCGATATGATTGTAAAGAAAGACAATCTACCACATGTTTCTTCTAGGATGAGAGCTAAGGTCGTTTGGATGCACGAACAGCCAATGACTGAGCACAAAGAGTACTATATTAAGTTTAACAGTAAGCTAACGACAGGTGAGTTCGACAAGATTCATCATCGAATTGATGTTAATACCATGGTCGAGCATCCAGCAGGCCAATTGGAGCTTAATGAAATTGGGCTGGTGGATTTAGAAGTGGGCGAGAAGGTAATGTTTGATGATTATCGTTCGAACCACAAAACTGGTGCTTTTATCATTATTGATCGATTAAGCAACGTAACTGTAGGCGCTGGTATGATTGAAGAGCCTCTTTCTGACTCTGAGAAAGACAGTGAACCCAGAGAGATTAGTGCTTATGAGTTGGAGTTAAATCAATTTGTAAGAAAGCATTTCCCACACTGGGGTGCTAAAGATATATCAAAATCGAACTAA
- a CDS encoding SLC13 family permease has protein sequence MLLEQIYVFSIIIAMLVGLVLNLARPAWLFSLAALALYFPGFVSAERFFSHAVNPAVLTLILLLVCSIALERTRALAWISRHLFNKSQFITLAKMGGLVAASSAFLNNTAIVASLMGAVRNNSSQSAKRLLIPLSYFAILGGTLTLIGTSTNLVVNSFLVDYGKPGFNFFDFLPVGLMILLVSGVAVIIVSYWLPEDKITGTVSREYFLEARIETDSVLIGKSVYQAGLTTITGLDLVEVVRGEQVIAPVEHDFELQQGDLLIYCGDVKLAKQLASVKGLSVFAEDSGLLDKHLKEVIVSPMSTLIGRTLKQSSFRAHFDAAVVAIGRNGGRLSGALGEVEIRAGDKLVIATGLDFYKRPNVERNFIFLDKVQLHPPLKISQEVITFAGFFMAITLAAIGLVNLLTAMMAYLILILATKVISATEVRRRLPLEIWLVIASALAIADVFNQVGVATLIAKAVTGLFDIQGSNDLTGIYLSFISIYLITWIITEMVTNNAAAALMFPVAFGLAESIGVNYMPFVMAVAYGASASFISPYGYQTNLMVMNVGSYSFKDFAKVGWLVSLSFTIVALVMIPIVFPFS, from the coding sequence ATGCTCCTAGAGCAAATTTACGTTTTTAGCATAATTATAGCCATGCTAGTTGGGCTAGTCTTGAACTTGGCCCGGCCTGCATGGCTTTTTTCGTTAGCGGCATTAGCTCTTTATTTTCCTGGTTTCGTTTCTGCTGAACGATTTTTTAGTCATGCGGTGAATCCTGCAGTCCTGACATTAATATTACTTCTGGTTTGCTCGATAGCATTGGAGCGAACTCGTGCTCTTGCATGGATCAGTCGGCATCTGTTTAATAAAAGTCAGTTTATAACGCTAGCAAAAATGGGTGGGTTAGTAGCTGCAAGCTCTGCATTTTTAAATAACACAGCCATTGTTGCCTCGTTGATGGGCGCAGTACGGAATAACTCGAGTCAATCAGCTAAACGACTTTTGATACCTCTATCTTATTTCGCCATTTTAGGTGGCACACTGACGCTTATCGGAACATCTACAAACCTGGTAGTTAACAGCTTCCTAGTTGATTATGGAAAGCCTGGCTTTAATTTCTTCGACTTTTTACCTGTTGGGTTGATGATTTTATTAGTTAGTGGGGTTGCGGTCATTATCGTAAGCTACTGGCTACCTGAGGATAAAATTACTGGAACCGTTTCTCGAGAATATTTCCTTGAAGCAAGGATCGAAACTGATAGTGTTCTAATTGGTAAGTCGGTTTACCAAGCTGGCTTGACCACGATTACTGGTTTGGATTTGGTCGAAGTTGTTCGTGGTGAACAGGTTATTGCTCCGGTTGAGCATGACTTTGAATTACAGCAGGGTGATCTACTGATTTACTGCGGTGATGTAAAGTTGGCAAAGCAGCTTGCTAGTGTAAAAGGACTAAGCGTTTTTGCGGAAGATTCAGGTTTACTGGATAAACATCTCAAAGAAGTTATTGTCAGTCCAATGTCTACTTTGATTGGTCGCACTTTAAAACAAAGTAGCTTCCGAGCGCATTTCGACGCAGCGGTTGTTGCGATTGGACGAAATGGTGGCCGATTATCTGGCGCGCTAGGAGAAGTGGAAATCCGAGCTGGAGATAAACTCGTTATCGCAACTGGTCTTGATTTTTATAAGCGGCCTAACGTTGAGCGTAACTTTATATTTCTAGACAAAGTTCAACTGCACCCACCCTTAAAAATATCTCAGGAAGTTATTACTTTTGCTGGTTTTTTCATGGCCATAACTTTGGCGGCAATAGGGCTGGTCAATTTGCTGACGGCAATGATGGCTTATCTGATACTTATTCTTGCTACAAAAGTCATTAGTGCCACAGAAGTAAGACGACGATTACCATTAGAAATTTGGCTGGTAATTGCGTCGGCTTTAGCAATTGCTGATGTATTTAACCAGGTTGGTGTAGCGACCTTAATTGCAAAAGCAGTAACAGGGTTGTTTGATATCCAGGGTAGTAACGACTTAACCGGAATTTACCTATCGTTTATCAGTATTTACCTAATAACTTGGATCATAACCGAAATGGTAACCAACAATGCCGCGGCTGCCCTGATGTTTCCTGTAGCCTTTGGTTTGGCAGAGTCTATCGGTGTAAACTACATGCCATTTGTTATGGCAGTTGCATACGGTGCTTCTGCAAGTTTCATTAGCCCATATGGTTATCAAACTAATCTGATGGTAATGAATGTAGGCAGCTACAGCTTTAAAGACTTTGCAAAAGTCGGTTGGTTAGTCTCGCTAAGCTTTACCATTGTGGCTTTAGTCATGATACCGATAGTGTTTCCATTTTCGTGA
- the cysC gene encoding adenylyl-sulfate kinase: MTENIVWHHHNVTHEDRCKQKNQKPCVLWFTGLSGSGKSTVANAVESLLLENGNHSYLLDGDNVRHGLNKDLSFSEEDRVENIRRIGEVTKLFTDAGLIVLSAFISPFKQDRQQVRDLHGSGDFIEVFVDTPLEVCEQRDPKGLYKKARAGDIKNFTGLDSPYEAPEAPEIHLKTDEYSIDELAQQVLQHLGANGFIS; this comes from the coding sequence ATGACAGAAAATATCGTTTGGCATCATCATAATGTGACTCATGAAGACCGTTGCAAGCAGAAGAATCAGAAGCCTTGCGTACTTTGGTTTACGGGTCTATCTGGTTCGGGTAAGTCAACAGTGGCCAATGCTGTTGAATCACTATTACTTGAAAATGGTAACCACTCTTATCTTTTAGACGGTGATAACGTTCGCCATGGACTTAATAAAGACTTGTCTTTCAGCGAAGAGGATCGCGTTGAGAACATTCGACGTATTGGGGAAGTGACTAAGCTTTTCACCGATGCTGGTCTTATAGTGTTATCAGCTTTTATTTCGCCCTTTAAACAAGACCGCCAACAAGTCCGTGATTTACATGGAAGTGGTGATTTTATTGAGGTATTTGTTGATACTCCTTTAGAAGTATGTGAGCAAAGAGATCCCAAGGGACTGTATAAAAAAGCACGAGCAGGGGACATCAAGAACTTTACTGGGTTGGACTCTCCTTATGAAGCTCCCGAAGCCCCGGAGATTCATCTCAAAACTGATGAATATTCAATAGACGAGCTGGCACAGCAGGTTCTACAGCATTTAGGAGCTAACGGCTTTATATCCTAA
- the nth gene encoding endonuclease III: protein MNKAKRQEIFERLRDNNPNPTTELEYNSTFELLIAVILSAQATDVGVNKATRKLFPVANTPEAIYALGEEGLKEYIKTIGLFNSKAKNVISCCKDLIEKHDSVVPDNRKDLEALAGVGRKTANVVLNTAFRQPAMAVDTHIFRVSNRTKIAPGKNVRQVEEKLLKFVPKEFLLDAHHWLILHGRYTCLARKPRCGSCIIEDLCEFKDKTSD from the coding sequence ATGAATAAAGCTAAGCGCCAGGAGATTTTTGAGCGACTGCGTGACAATAACCCAAACCCAACAACCGAACTCGAGTATAACTCAACCTTTGAGCTGTTAATAGCAGTCATCCTTTCTGCACAGGCAACAGACGTCGGCGTAAACAAAGCAACTCGCAAGCTATTTCCGGTAGCCAATACCCCGGAAGCTATTTATGCCCTTGGTGAAGAAGGCCTTAAAGAGTACATCAAAACAATCGGGCTGTTTAATAGCAAAGCCAAAAATGTGATTTCATGCTGCAAAGATTTGATTGAAAAGCACGATTCGGTAGTTCCTGATAACCGTAAAGACCTTGAAGCCTTGGCTGGCGTCGGACGTAAGACAGCAAACGTTGTGCTAAATACAGCTTTCAGACAACCCGCCATGGCAGTCGATACCCACATATTCCGCGTATCAAACCGAACCAAAATTGCCCCAGGCAAAAACGTTAGACAGGTTGAAGAAAAGCTCCTGAAGTTCGTTCCCAAAGAATTCCTACTCGACGCCCATCACTGGTTAATCCTTCATGGCCGTTATACCTGCCTAGCTAGAAAGCCCCGCTGCGGTAGCTGCATCATTGAAGACTTGTGTGAGTTTAAAGACAAAACCAGCGATTAA
- a CDS encoding electron transport complex subunit E, whose product MINSEHKTIIKNGLWDNNPALVQLLGLCPLLAVSNTFINGLALGLATTWVLAGSNASVSLVRNYIPKEIRIPIFVMMIASFVTNVGLIMNAFTYELYLTLGIFIPLIVTNCAIIGRAEAFASKNKFFPSLLDGVMQGLGFTAVLCTLGALREMIGQGTLFSGAEQLFGDWASDLTISFYLTDSTFLFAILPPGAFVGLGILIAIKNGIDNKRAERAKATKTSPIKNEEALGHE is encoded by the coding sequence ATGATTAATTCCGAACACAAAACGATCATCAAAAATGGGCTATGGGATAACAATCCGGCTCTAGTTCAACTGCTGGGCCTTTGTCCTCTATTGGCAGTCAGCAACACCTTCATTAATGGTCTAGCCCTTGGTTTAGCCACAACCTGGGTACTGGCTGGCTCAAATGCTTCCGTATCGCTGGTTCGCAATTATATTCCTAAAGAAATTCGCATTCCTATTTTCGTGATGATGATTGCCAGCTTTGTGACCAATGTTGGTTTAATCATGAATGCCTTTACCTATGAGCTATACCTGACACTGGGCATTTTTATTCCTCTGATAGTAACCAACTGTGCCATCATTGGTCGTGCTGAAGCCTTCGCTTCTAAAAACAAATTTTTCCCATCGTTACTAGACGGGGTTATGCAAGGATTAGGCTTTACCGCGGTTCTTTGCACACTGGGCGCCCTTCGTGAAATGATTGGCCAAGGTACCCTGTTCTCGGGCGCAGAGCAGCTATTTGGTGACTGGGCCAGTGACTTGACTATTTCATTCTATCTAACCGACTCTACATTCCTGTTTGCCATACTGCCGCCGGGAGCCTTCGTTGGTCTTGGAATTTTAATTGCCATCAAAAATGGTATTGATAACAAACGTGCAGAACGGGCAAAAGCTACCAAGACGTCACCAATCAAAAATGAAGAGGCCTTGGGACATGAATAA
- the rsxG gene encoding electron transport complex subunit RsxG: MLTKMISKNGLILAIFAAVCVGLIAVTFYITRDTIAGEMEAALARTLNQLVSENEYDNDVYHDCTLIQDATTLGSKNPLKAYRMRKDGEPIAVVMESIAPNGYSGKIAMVVGIYQDGTIAGVRVTDHKETPGLGDKVDSKKSDWILGFEGKSLSNPEIEGWAVSKDGGQFDAFTGATITPRAVIQQVATTLEFFEDNKQQLFEGPQNCGGAND; the protein is encoded by the coding sequence ATGCTCACTAAAATGATCAGCAAGAACGGGTTAATCCTGGCGATCTTTGCGGCAGTTTGCGTGGGTCTTATCGCGGTAACCTTTTACATTACCCGTGACACCATAGCAGGTGAAATGGAAGCCGCTTTAGCCCGAACTTTAAATCAGCTTGTATCAGAAAACGAATACGATAATGATGTTTATCATGACTGTACTTTAATACAGGACGCAACAACACTGGGCTCCAAGAACCCCCTGAAAGCTTATCGTATGCGCAAAGATGGCGAGCCTATTGCTGTGGTCATGGAATCAATAGCTCCTAACGGTTACAGTGGAAAAATCGCCATGGTGGTTGGTATTTATCAAGATGGCACCATTGCTGGAGTGCGGGTAACGGATCACAAGGAAACGCCAGGACTTGGTGACAAGGTCGACTCCAAGAAAAGCGACTGGATTTTGGGTTTCGAAGGGAAATCGTTGAGTAATCCAGAGATTGAAGGCTGGGCTGTAAGCAAAGATGGTGGACAGTTTGATGCCTTTACCGGTGCAACGATAACTCCTAGAGCGGTTATACAGCAGGTCGCAACGACATTAGAGTTCTTTGAAGATAACAAGCAGCAGCTTTTTGAAGGACCACAAAACTGTGGAGGAGCTAATGATTAA
- the rsxD gene encoding electron transport complex subunit RsxD, translating into MSLISSPFAKKPTSVTELMLWVVFATLPGLFALVYFFGFGVIINLILACTTALGTEALILKVRQRPVLPILFDGSAFVTAWLLALALPPLLPWWMTVVGVAFATVFAKHVYGGLGNNLFNPAMVGYVLLLISFPLEMTSWLPPAELAQNPVGFIDALSYIFTGTSMGGEPITAARLGVDGFTMATPLDHVKTELAQGYRLAEIETHAVISGLSGSGWQWVNIGFLAGGLFLMFRKVIGWQIPAGVLLGMVTMSFVLFAGNSDHFLSPSFHLFAGATMLGAFFIATDPVTASTTPKGRWIFGLGIGVITVIIRTFGGYPDAIAFAVLLMNMTVPMLDYYTKPKVYGHKVKRQQGDTDAH; encoded by the coding sequence ATGAGCCTGATTTCTTCGCCATTTGCTAAGAAACCAACATCAGTCACTGAACTGATGCTGTGGGTAGTCTTTGCTACGCTCCCGGGCTTATTTGCATTGGTTTACTTCTTTGGATTTGGCGTAATCATCAACCTGATATTGGCCTGTACCACAGCTCTTGGGACAGAAGCTTTAATTCTCAAAGTTCGTCAACGCCCAGTATTACCCATATTATTTGATGGTAGCGCCTTTGTAACAGCCTGGCTGTTAGCTCTCGCCTTACCTCCACTTCTTCCTTGGTGGATGACGGTAGTGGGTGTTGCTTTTGCCACCGTATTTGCAAAACATGTTTATGGTGGGTTAGGTAATAATCTCTTTAACCCGGCAATGGTTGGTTATGTTCTACTACTAATCTCGTTTCCCCTTGAAATGACATCCTGGCTACCACCTGCTGAACTTGCGCAGAATCCGGTCGGTTTTATTGATGCGCTATCCTACATTTTCACCGGTACCAGCATGGGCGGCGAACCAATTACTGCAGCTCGATTGGGCGTTGATGGATTTACCATGGCGACGCCTCTTGATCATGTAAAAACGGAATTAGCTCAAGGTTATCGACTGGCCGAAATTGAAACACACGCCGTTATCAGCGGTCTATCAGGTTCCGGCTGGCAATGGGTCAACATTGGATTTCTCGCTGGCGGCCTATTCTTGATGTTCCGTAAAGTTATCGGTTGGCAGATCCCAGCTGGCGTTCTGCTGGGCATGGTCACCATGTCATTCGTTTTATTTGCCGGGAACAGCGACCACTTTCTTTCGCCCAGCTTCCACCTGTTTGCTGGCGCAACAATGCTTGGCGCTTTCTTTATTGCCACAGACCCTGTCACGGCTTCGACCACTCCGAAAGGTCGTTGGATATTTGGCCTGGGAATTGGCGTGATTACCGTTATCATCAGGACCTTCGGCGGCTACCCTGATGCCATTGCTTTTGCTGTTCTGCTTATGAATATGACAGTGCCAATGCTCGACTACTACACCAAGCCAAAAGTCTATGGCCACAAAGTAAAACGTCAGCAGGGGGATACCGATGCTCACTAA
- the rsxC gene encoding electron transport complex subunit RsxC → MERSGYKSEIPIFEFHGGIHPEEHKLESNQTPIQEMTIPKQLVINLKGQAGNRSIPVVNVGDKVLKGQVIAESDGIFSTFQHAPTSGIVVAIEKRPIAHPSGLDDLCVVIETDGKDQWIELFPKKNILELERAEMLAHICESGIVGLGGASFPTHIKLKRESGIDTLIINAAECEPYITCDDRLLQERATDVLKGAQIISHLYDDIKIIVGVEDNKPNAIDALVDARKQLEMDTVKIAVVPTKYPSGGEKQLIQLLTGKEVPHGGLPADLGLVMHNVATCVAIYEAFEFGKPLISRVVTLTGEACKKPGNYEVPFGTPVEHLMSFCNATNPGVLVMGGPMMGFELPNHKVGIVKATNCIIMAAPKELKHDHIALPCIRCGACMDACPASLLPQQLYWHAKADEFEKAEEYDLFDCIECGACAYVCPSDIPLVQYYRYAKSTIRNQKVEKTKADKARLRHEARQERLERVKREKAEKHRKAAEARRKAAEAAGEDDAKKAAVAAALARVKAKKAQQDDSETDNKANDQKDTDA, encoded by the coding sequence ATGGAACGCTCCGGCTACAAATCTGAAATTCCGATTTTTGAATTCCACGGCGGGATTCACCCCGAGGAACATAAACTTGAGTCTAATCAGACACCAATTCAAGAGATGACTATACCTAAACAATTAGTCATCAACCTCAAGGGACAAGCCGGAAATCGTTCAATACCCGTTGTTAATGTGGGGGACAAAGTATTAAAGGGACAGGTTATCGCAGAGAGCGACGGTATTTTCAGTACCTTCCAGCATGCACCAACCTCAGGAATTGTTGTAGCAATTGAAAAGCGCCCTATTGCGCATCCATCTGGCCTTGATGACTTATGTGTGGTCATTGAAACCGATGGCAAGGATCAATGGATTGAACTTTTCCCTAAAAAAAATATTCTAGAATTGGAACGAGCAGAAATGCTCGCTCACATTTGCGAGAGTGGCATTGTCGGACTGGGTGGTGCCTCATTCCCTACTCATATTAAGCTTAAGCGTGAATCAGGAATTGATACCCTCATCATCAATGCCGCAGAATGTGAGCCATATATTACCTGTGATGATCGCCTGCTCCAGGAGCGGGCGACAGACGTTTTAAAAGGCGCACAAATCATTAGTCATCTGTACGATGATATCAAAATCATTGTGGGTGTTGAGGACAATAAGCCCAACGCGATCGATGCTCTGGTTGATGCACGTAAACAGTTAGAAATGGACACTGTCAAAATTGCAGTGGTACCTACCAAATATCCAAGTGGTGGCGAAAAGCAACTTATCCAATTACTGACGGGCAAAGAAGTTCCACATGGTGGTTTACCAGCTGATTTAGGCCTGGTCATGCACAATGTGGCGACCTGTGTTGCAATCTATGAAGCTTTCGAGTTTGGCAAGCCCCTGATATCACGAGTGGTAACACTTACCGGCGAGGCCTGCAAAAAGCCTGGTAATTATGAAGTACCTTTTGGCACACCGGTTGAACACTTGATGTCATTCTGCAATGCCACGAATCCTGGTGTATTGGTAATGGGTGGCCCCATGATGGGTTTTGAATTACCGAACCATAAAGTCGGTATCGTCAAAGCAACCAACTGCATTATCATGGCAGCGCCCAAAGAACTTAAACATGACCATATCGCTCTGCCCTGTATTCGCTGTGGAGCATGTATGGATGCCTGCCCAGCTTCACTGCTTCCGCAACAACTGTACTGGCATGCTAAAGCTGATGAATTTGAAAAAGCGGAAGAATATGATCTGTTTGACTGCATAGAATGTGGCGCCTGTGCTTATGTCTGTCCTAGCGATATCCCATTAGTGCAATACTATCGCTATGCCAAATCGACCATTCGCAATCAGAAAGTTGAAAAGACCAAAGCTGATAAAGCTCGCCTGCGTCATGAAGCACGACAGGAGCGACTGGAGCGAGTCAAAAGAGAAAAAGCAGAAAAGCACCGCAAGGCAGCCGAAGCCAGACGCAAAGCTGCCGAAGCGGCTGGCGAAGATGATGCTAAAAAAGCAGCGGTTGCCGCAGCATTAGCTCGCGTAAAAGCCAAGAAAGCACAACAGGATGATTCGGAAACAGATAACAAAGCCAATGACCAAAAGGATACTGACGCATGA
- the rsxB gene encoding electron transport complex subunit RsxB: MDLLVAVIILAVLGLIFGAILGFASVKFKVEGDPIVDQINDILPQTQCGQCGYPGCKPYAEAIANGDEINKCPPGGEAGVKALADLLGREVIPLDEERGEEKPPRVAYIREDECIGCTKCIQACPVDAILGAPKLMHTVIIDECTGCDLCVEPCPVDCIDMIEIPQTVATWKWQQPEQMKLNQIPIKQVFSKESS, translated from the coding sequence ATGGATTTACTGGTAGCAGTTATTATTCTTGCTGTGCTTGGCCTTATCTTTGGAGCCATTCTCGGCTTTGCCTCGGTAAAATTTAAAGTAGAAGGCGACCCTATCGTTGATCAGATCAACGATATCTTGCCGCAGACTCAGTGTGGGCAGTGTGGCTATCCTGGCTGTAAACCCTACGCAGAAGCAATAGCCAATGGCGATGAAATAAATAAATGTCCACCAGGCGGAGAAGCTGGTGTTAAAGCTCTTGCTGATTTGCTCGGACGAGAAGTTATTCCACTTGATGAAGAACGTGGCGAGGAAAAACCTCCTCGCGTTGCCTACATTCGTGAAGATGAATGTATTGGTTGCACCAAATGTATTCAAGCATGTCCGGTCGATGCCATTCTTGGCGCACCCAAATTAATGCACACCGTAATAATTGACGAGTGTACCGGCTGTGACTTGTGCGTAGAGCCTTGCCCAGTGGATTGTATTGATATGATAGAGATCCCACAGACAGTTGCGACCTGGAAATGGCAACAACCTGAGCAGATGAAATTAAATCAGATACCTATTAAACAGGTTTTTAGTAAGGAGAGCTCTTGA